A stretch of the Thermofilum adornatum genome encodes the following:
- a CDS encoding FAD-binding oxidoreductase, with translation MGEKSTVRREVLEKLKEKLGEKVATNEEVLMLYSRDYWPLALLKETKGEELPRPLAVVWPESTEEVTEIVRLLNEYGVPFVPYAGGSGVIGGTICEGCVVIDVKRMNKILSFSEKDAVVIVESGVLLRRLEEYLNEREYTLRHVPQSYPEAAIGGLVATMSTGQFSTKYGGIEEMVLDLEAVTPEGKIIPFRRNFVPRAATGPDLKRLFIGSEGQLGIITKVALKVYPLPEYQWKRAYAFPSFLHALEAMRELMLKGVVPAVARIYDRDDSAARFHDARDILLLIFEENVDELLKAKVTVAQKVVERHGGIDVGEEYVEKWLKNRFDVISELKKLVVPLDLWFETIETSALWSNLPRVYEKFKKEVKAVPGVYAVLAHASHFYTTGACIYFTLTYDAREEVYWKMWERAVQVLLENGATISHHHGVGLLRSKWVGEEIGESLTYLKKIKEAWDPKKLCNPGKWLG, from the coding sequence ATGGGAGAAAAATCCACTGTTAGGAGGGAAGTTTTAGAGAAGTTGAAAGAAAAGCTTGGAGAAAAAGTGGCAACCAATGAAGAAGTATTGATGCTTTACAGTAGGGACTACTGGCCACTTGCCTTGTTAAAGGAGACGAAGGGAGAAGAGCTACCTAGACCCCTAGCTGTAGTCTGGCCCGAGTCGACAGAGGAAGTTACAGAGATAGTAAGGTTGCTTAATGAGTATGGGGTCCCATTTGTTCCATATGCCGGTGGCTCAGGCGTAATTGGTGGAACCATCTGTGAAGGCTGTGTAGTGATAGACGTCAAGAGAATGAACAAGATTCTTTCATTCTCTGAGAAAGACGCGGTTGTCATAGTCGAGTCCGGCGTGTTGCTTAGAAGGCTCGAAGAATACCTGAACGAGCGGGAATATACGTTAAGGCATGTTCCCCAGAGCTATCCAGAAGCCGCTATAGGGGGACTAGTTGCCACTATGAGTACAGGACAGTTTAGCACGAAGTACGGCGGCATAGAGGAAATGGTTCTAGATCTAGAAGCAGTGACGCCTGAAGGCAAAATAATCCCGTTCCGGAGGAACTTCGTCCCGAGAGCCGCGACGGGACCCGACTTAAAGAGGCTCTTTATAGGCAGCGAGGGGCAACTAGGAATAATTACAAAGGTAGCATTGAAGGTTTATCCTCTACCAGAGTATCAGTGGAAGAGGGCTTACGCTTTTCCCTCGTTTCTCCATGCCCTCGAAGCCATGCGTGAACTTATGCTTAAAGGAGTGGTTCCCGCTGTTGCACGTATATATGATCGGGACGACTCTGCAGCAAGGTTCCATGATGCCAGAGATATTCTTCTCTTAATTTTTGAGGAGAATGTAGACGAACTATTGAAAGCCAAGGTTACAGTTGCACAAAAGGTTGTCGAAAGACATGGAGGGATAGATGTCGGAGAAGAATACGTCGAAAAATGGCTGAAAAATAGGTTTGACGTGATATCAGAGCTAAAGAAACTAGTTGTTCCACTAGACCTGTGGTTTGAGACGATAGAGACATCTGCCCTCTGGAGCAATTTACCAAGAGTCTACGAGAAGTTTAAGAAAGAAGTAAAAGCCGTTCCAGGTGTCTACGCTGTTCTAGCTCATGCATCACACTTCTACACTACTGGTGCATGCATATACTTTACACTCACCTACGATGCAAGAGAAGAAGTATACTGGAAAATGTGGGAAAGAGCAGTACAAGTCCTCCTGGAAAACGGAGCAACAATTAGCCACCACCACGGCGTGGGCCTGCTTAGGTCAAAGTGGGTGGGTGAAGAAATCGGCGAAAGCCTGACATATCTCAAGAAAATAAAGGAGGCCTGGGACCCGAAAAAGCTCTGCAACCCAGGCAAGTGGCTTGGGTGA
- a CDS encoding FAD-dependent oxidoreductase: MGLEGKVKKVLEKYRGRDLSFTIKDGVVFLYGQVDTYDEWIEIGLEVGKIKGVEGVVNKVVWKGFPEEKIREKEERRRKIFEENKDKTVGSYDVLIIGGGVTGTAIARELSRYKLKVAIIEKSTDIATGTTKANNGMIHSGIEAPRNTLKRRLNVKGCRMYEQWARELNFKYKMVGSVWLITPRTLEKYRKYFPGPLYTLILKYVLPYVVVLKAWLNGVPGVKVVRGSKIFELEPYAARDTLAAVYVPWTGIVEPYEVAVALAENAAKNGVEIFTNTEVVGFLKDGERVTGVVTNRGTFLCRYVVNAAGLYADEIAEMAGSPEYTIHPRRGVIVLFHKTTGSYVRHCLAEIVLPQHPRTKGGGINPTPNGNVIWGPTAVEVPDKEDVSVDPEEVQLILTKYSTILSEFPKQKLIRYFAGVRAATFTEDFVIRPAKWVPNLLHVAGIQSPGLASAPAIAEYAIEKLAEMGLELQEKPEFDPYREPIPSLRDMKPSDIEELIKKDPRWGHVVCECELVTEAEIVEAVKRGARTLDAVKRRTRAGMGECQGGRCTIKIAMIISRELGVPLSQVLKEEAPLFNGYVRGESE, encoded by the coding sequence ATGGGTCTCGAGGGCAAGGTCAAAAAAGTGCTAGAGAAGTATCGTGGCAGAGATCTTTCATTCACCATAAAGGATGGAGTAGTTTTTCTCTATGGACAAGTGGATACATATGATGAGTGGATAGAGATAGGGCTTGAAGTGGGGAAGATAAAGGGAGTAGAGGGGGTAGTAAACAAGGTTGTCTGGAAAGGTTTTCCAGAAGAGAAGATAAGGGAAAAAGAGGAGAGGCGGAGAAAGATCTTTGAAGAAAACAAGGACAAGACTGTGGGAAGCTATGATGTATTGATTATAGGTGGCGGCGTGACTGGGACGGCAATTGCCCGCGAGCTTTCTAGGTACAAGCTTAAAGTGGCTATTATAGAAAAATCTACAGACATCGCCACGGGAACAACAAAGGCAAACAACGGGATGATTCATTCAGGCATAGAGGCTCCCCGCAACACTTTGAAGAGGAGGCTGAATGTCAAAGGCTGTAGAATGTATGAACAATGGGCACGAGAACTAAACTTCAAGTACAAAATGGTTGGTAGCGTCTGGCTTATAACCCCGAGAACCCTAGAAAAATACAGGAAGTATTTTCCTGGCCCACTCTATACACTTATACTGAAATACGTCCTCCCATACGTTGTAGTCCTAAAGGCATGGCTAAATGGGGTTCCAGGAGTCAAGGTTGTCAGAGGCTCAAAAATATTCGAGCTTGAACCTTACGCGGCTCGCGACACATTGGCGGCTGTATATGTTCCATGGACAGGCATAGTTGAGCCGTATGAGGTTGCCGTAGCCCTAGCAGAGAACGCCGCAAAGAATGGTGTAGAAATCTTCACGAATACTGAGGTTGTGGGCTTCCTAAAAGATGGAGAGAGGGTAACAGGCGTAGTTACAAACCGTGGAACATTTTTGTGTCGATACGTTGTGAATGCTGCTGGTCTATACGCAGACGAAATAGCCGAAATGGCTGGGAGCCCTGAGTACACTATTCACCCTAGAAGAGGAGTAATAGTACTATTCCACAAGACTACAGGCTCCTACGTAAGGCACTGCCTCGCAGAGATAGTTTTGCCACAGCACCCGAGAACAAAGGGAGGAGGCATCAACCCCACCCCGAATGGGAACGTTATATGGGGACCAACGGCTGTCGAGGTTCCAGACAAGGAAGATGTCTCCGTAGACCCGGAAGAAGTACAACTGATACTCACCAAGTACTCAACCATTCTGAGCGAGTTTCCCAAACAAAAATTGATTAGGTATTTCGCGGGAGTAAGAGCCGCAACCTTCACCGAAGACTTTGTCATTAGACCAGCCAAGTGGGTTCCCAATCTTCTTCATGTAGCTGGTATACAGTCCCCAGGACTAGCCTCCGCGCCGGCAATAGCCGAATATGCTATAGAGAAGCTCGCAGAGATGGGTCTAGAACTACAGGAAAAGCCCGAATTTGACCCGTACAGGGAGCCGATACCCTCATTGAGGGACATGAAGCCTAGCGACATAGAGGAATTGATAAAGAAGGATCCAAGATGGGGGCATGTTGTATGCGAATGTGAGCTAGTTACAGAGGCAGAAATTGTTGAAGCGGTCAAGAGAGGTGCACGGACACTAGACGCAGTCAAGAGAAGGACACGTGCAGGGATGGGAGAATGCCAGGGCGGGAGATGTACAATTAAGATAGCAATGATAATTTCTCGCGAGCTTGGCGTCCCGCTTTCACAGGTTCTAAAGGAGGAGGCCCCGCTGTTTAATGGCTACGTTAGAGGTGAGAGTGAATGA
- a CDS encoding NAD(P)/FAD-dependent oxidoreductase has translation MKEIRKDVVVVGGGPSGLAATAKLAELGYDVALVESGDELGGILIQCIHDGFGTKLFGKALSGPEFAGNFIEKVRGLGTDTFLQTHVTSVERRDGHWILEAVSPKEVIKFISKAIVYATGCRERTPFEILLGGTRPAGVYTAGMVQRLVNLYGVLPGKRVLIVGGGDVGMIVARHLYLEGVEDLLVVFPEPWFVGLPRNVQQCILDFGIQFRPRTIVKEIVGKEKVKGAILVKVDENWRPIKGTEEFYPCDSVVFSVGLVPNASKLEELGADIDPRTRGPVVNEYFETTLKGVFAVGNLLTPFDYVDDAVETAFIAAEGVSKFLNNEPKREKPLPIRPGRKVRLYIPHRIEWLQGRDLTLFFRPSVEEANAKISLKLGDLEVYYTRRPYVRPSLLERIVLPRDRIGEKDGEVVLDVE, from the coding sequence ATGAAGGAGATTAGAAAAGACGTCGTAGTCGTAGGTGGAGGGCCGTCTGGTCTAGCGGCAACAGCTAAACTTGCAGAACTCGGCTACGATGTAGCTCTAGTAGAGTCCGGAGACGAGCTCGGCGGCATCCTTATCCAGTGCATCCATGACGGGTTCGGCACAAAACTCTTTGGAAAAGCACTCTCAGGCCCAGAATTTGCCGGCAACTTCATCGAGAAGGTCAGAGGACTAGGCACAGACACCTTCCTCCAGACACACGTCACAAGTGTAGAGAGAAGAGATGGGCACTGGATCCTAGAAGCGGTAAGCCCAAAGGAAGTAATCAAATTCATCAGCAAGGCAATTGTTTATGCCACTGGATGCAGAGAGCGAACCCCCTTCGAGATACTTTTAGGCGGGACAAGGCCTGCAGGCGTATATACAGCCGGAATGGTTCAGCGGCTTGTCAATCTCTATGGTGTATTGCCTGGAAAAAGAGTCCTTATAGTCGGAGGAGGAGATGTAGGAATGATTGTAGCCCGCCACCTCTACCTGGAAGGAGTCGAGGATCTTCTAGTCGTCTTTCCCGAGCCATGGTTTGTAGGGCTTCCCAGAAACGTACAACAATGCATCTTGGACTTTGGCATACAATTTAGACCGAGAACCATAGTGAAAGAGATAGTAGGCAAAGAAAAAGTAAAAGGCGCGATACTTGTAAAGGTAGACGAAAACTGGCGACCGATAAAAGGTACAGAAGAGTTCTATCCATGCGACTCGGTAGTCTTTTCGGTAGGCCTTGTACCGAACGCCTCAAAGCTGGAGGAGCTTGGAGCCGATATAGATCCAAGAACTAGAGGACCCGTGGTGAACGAGTATTTCGAGACAACGTTAAAAGGAGTCTTCGCAGTAGGCAACCTATTAACACCCTTTGATTATGTAGATGACGCTGTTGAGACAGCATTCATCGCAGCAGAAGGTGTCTCAAAGTTTCTAAACAATGAGCCTAAAAGGGAAAAACCCCTCCCTATACGTCCAGGCCGAAAAGTAAGGCTATACATCCCACACCGCATAGAGTGGCTCCAAGGACGAGACTTGACTTTATTTTTCCGACCATCTGTAGAAGAGGCCAACGCTAAAATCTCATTAAAGCTAGGAGACCTGGAGGTCTACTATACTAGACGCCCATATGTTCGCCCATCACTTTTAGAAAGAATTGTACTACCAAGGGATAGAATTGGAGAAAAAGATGGTGAGGTGGTTCTAGATGTTGAATAA
- a CDS encoding DUF1667 domain-containing protein, giving the protein MLNKVICVRCPRSCVISVLIEEDTIKSIEGYGCRLGLEYAKEEITNPKRTVCSTVRIIGGRYPRLPVRTSEPVPKEKIKEVINQLKGLTVKAPVRRGDVILRNVVGTGADIIAEMDVEETS; this is encoded by the coding sequence ATGTTGAATAAGGTCATTTGTGTACGGTGCCCAAGAAGCTGTGTGATAAGTGTCCTCATTGAGGAAGATACAATTAAAAGCATTGAAGGCTATGGTTGCCGCCTAGGATTAGAATATGCAAAAGAAGAAATAACCAACCCTAAGCGGACAGTATGTTCCACTGTAAGGATAATTGGGGGCAGGTATCCAAGGTTGCCAGTTAGGACATCAGAGCCGGTTCCCAAAGAAAAGATAAAGGAAGTAATAAATCAGCTTAAAGGCCTAACAGTCAAGGCACCTGTTCGAAGGGGAGACGTTATCCTAAGGAACGTAGTTGGGACAGGTGCAGACATAATTGCAGAAATGGACGTAGAAGAAACAAGTTAG
- a CDS encoding aminoacyl-tRNA deacylase, whose product MVAMLGVEDLKKYLDSIGIRYMIVEVPEAATSGQASRSLGIGLERIAKTVVFKSDSGETLLVVVRADKKVDQGRLAKMLGYKKLRLATFEEVVEDTGYPPGGVPPVGHKKKLTVYVDSKLLGGDFYFVGGGDDKHLLEVSLREIAERGFALPLDVPVKSENNA is encoded by the coding sequence ATGGTTGCAATGCTTGGCGTCGAGGACTTAAAAAAGTATCTGGATTCAATTGGGATAAGATACATGATTGTAGAGGTTCCCGAGGCCGCTACCTCTGGCCAGGCCTCTAGAAGCCTGGGTATAGGACTTGAGAGGATTGCAAAGACCGTGGTCTTTAAGAGTGATTCGGGCGAAACATTGCTGGTAGTGGTACGGGCTGACAAGAAGGTTGACCAGGGCAGGCTTGCCAAGATGCTGGGTTACAAGAAGCTCAGGCTGGCAACCTTTGAAGAGGTCGTCGAGGATACTGGGTATCCTCCGGGAGGAGTTCCTCCCGTTGGGCATAAGAAAAAGCTGACTGTGTATGTTGATTCAAAGCTTCTTGGGGGAGATTTTTATTTTGTTGGAGGCGGAGACGATAAACACCTTCTCGAAGTTTCCCTGAGAGAAATTGCTGAAAGAGGTTTTGCCTTGCCTTTAGATGTACCAGTTAAAAGCGAAAACAATGCTTGA
- a CDS encoding tyrosine--tRNA ligase codes for MDPETIISAALREPTEELLTPDNLRKLIETGVPLNHYIGFEISGFVHLGTGLISMQKVADLQSVGVKTRIFLADYHSWINKKLGGDLSVIRRVAGGYFKEALRVSLKIAGGDPDKTEFILGSELYEKLGVDYFTNVLRVSMETTLSRIRRSVTILGRSESEALSFAQLLYVPMQVADIFSMNVNIPQGGMDQRKAHVIAIEVGEKVFGYKPVALHHKLLPGLQMTKEDWEKLSAAKSNAEEFRDLLANIKMSKSKPETAIFIHDSEEEIKRKIRSAFCPPGETEFNPVLELARLIIFRDRREPLEIVNKKTGEKKTFENYSQLEEAYKRKEVHPLDLKETVAEELAKLLKPARKTFLEGPGRSFLEELRELKITR; via the coding sequence TTGGATCCAGAGACCATAATATCTGCCGCTTTGAGGGAGCCAACAGAGGAGCTTCTTACGCCAGACAACCTGAGAAAGCTTATCGAGACAGGTGTCCCACTAAATCACTACATTGGGTTCGAGATTTCTGGCTTTGTCCACCTGGGGACAGGCCTCATCTCGATGCAGAAGGTTGCAGACCTGCAGAGCGTGGGCGTCAAGACTAGAATTTTCCTGGCGGATTACCACAGCTGGATAAACAAAAAGCTGGGTGGTGACCTAAGCGTTATTAGGCGTGTTGCGGGGGGATACTTCAAGGAAGCTCTTAGGGTGTCTTTGAAGATTGCAGGCGGAGACCCCGACAAGACTGAGTTTATTTTGGGCTCGGAGCTTTATGAGAAGCTTGGCGTAGACTACTTTACTAACGTGTTGAGGGTTTCAATGGAGACTACACTTTCGAGGATAAGGAGGTCTGTAACTATTCTCGGCAGGAGCGAGTCCGAGGCACTCAGCTTCGCCCAGCTACTCTACGTGCCTATGCAGGTTGCAGACATATTCAGCATGAACGTTAATATTCCTCAGGGAGGCATGGACCAAAGAAAAGCCCACGTAATCGCGATAGAGGTTGGAGAGAAAGTCTTCGGCTACAAGCCCGTAGCGCTCCACCACAAGCTTTTACCGGGTCTCCAGATGACAAAGGAGGACTGGGAGAAGCTTTCAGCGGCAAAGTCCAACGCAGAGGAATTTAGAGACTTGCTTGCCAATATCAAGATGTCGAAGTCTAAGCCCGAGACAGCCATATTTATTCACGATTCCGAGGAGGAGATAAAGAGAAAAATTAGGAGCGCTTTCTGCCCACCTGGAGAGACAGAGTTTAACCCTGTCTTAGAACTGGCCCGGCTAATTATATTCCGGGATAGACGCGAGCCCCTAGAAATAGTGAACAAGAAGACCGGGGAGAAAAAGACTTTTGAGAACTATTCACAGCTAGAAGAAGCCTACAAGCGAAAAGAAGTACATCCTCTCGACCTAAAGGAGACAGTCGCAGAAGAACTTGCCAAACTCCTGAAGCCTGCACGTAAAACTTTCCTTGAGGGCCCAGGCCGTTCATTTCTAGAAGAGCTACGGGAACTAAAAATCACAAGGTAA
- a CDS encoding rhomboid family intramembrane serine protease, with protein MGLPLPGNLEELQRAKAPVTFSLVIINTLVYLATSYENMFLEVSDKWVGMFAFVPAYFAKPEHLYRLFTSMFLHANLAHIFFNMLFLYTFGKGVEAVLGSRRYLVLYLLSGILASFFHTAFLPLEGASSAFVPALGASGAISGVLGAYLLLFPGTRLSMCFFFFIIPICFTTRASAYLIFWFATQILQGLLPGASLGVAVFAHAGGFIGGIALLPLLVSSERLGLLRFYSSMYSFFRNIFFPERGISRTGKYIVAFLIGLVAVIAVYSAIAAETMGGISKVLTFNVTHDNTSESESIIMQLSPSGKLDVTPIASSGVRVVVNRLKALNVLYRLEEAGKTVSIQKNARRPVNGVPVDISLRASFSYDQYGLLDSGTGFLTTDVLACDPYGYCSISGTNSYQFSVSTEETIVGFKGIPIVELSIVSFVASVFAVQNVLRAERYAIIE; from the coding sequence ATGGGTTTACCTCTTCCGGGAAATTTAGAGGAGCTACAGAGAGCAAAGGCACCTGTCACATTTTCCCTCGTAATTATCAACACGCTTGTATATCTTGCTACAAGCTACGAGAACATGTTCCTAGAGGTTTCCGATAAATGGGTTGGAATGTTTGCATTTGTCCCAGCATACTTTGCGAAGCCCGAGCACCTCTACCGATTGTTCACATCGATGTTTCTCCATGCCAACCTTGCACACATTTTCTTCAACATGTTGTTCCTCTACACGTTTGGCAAGGGAGTCGAAGCAGTGCTGGGTAGCCGAAGATACCTAGTGCTATACCTGCTAAGTGGCATTTTGGCGAGCTTCTTTCATACTGCTTTTCTGCCGCTTGAGGGCGCCTCGTCCGCTTTTGTCCCAGCCTTGGGAGCCAGTGGTGCTATAAGCGGAGTGCTTGGAGCCTACTTGTTGCTCTTTCCGGGCACGAGGCTTTCAATGTGCTTTTTCTTTTTCATTATCCCTATATGCTTCACGACTCGCGCCTCCGCGTATCTTATCTTCTGGTTTGCCACCCAGATCCTGCAGGGACTACTGCCGGGGGCAAGCCTTGGCGTAGCTGTTTTTGCCCATGCGGGCGGATTCATTGGAGGCATAGCGTTATTGCCTCTGCTGGTTTCTAGCGAAAGACTTGGACTGCTGAGGTTTTACTCGTCCATGTATTCGTTTTTCAGGAATATCTTTTTCCCCGAGAGGGGGATCTCTAGAACGGGAAAATATATTGTGGCTTTCCTTATAGGCCTAGTCGCTGTTATAGCTGTCTATTCTGCAATTGCCGCTGAAACAATGGGGGGCATCAGCAAGGTTTTGACCTTTAACGTGACCCACGACAATACCAGTGAGAGCGAGAGCATAATTATGCAACTATCCCCTAGCGGAAAGCTGGATGTTACCCCTATAGCTAGTTCAGGGGTAAGGGTTGTTGTCAACAGGCTGAAGGCATTAAATGTTCTCTACAGATTAGAAGAAGCGGGAAAAACCGTGTCTATTCAAAAGAATGCAAGGAGGCCAGTTAACGGGGTACCAGTAGATATTAGTCTAAGGGCTAGTTTCTCCTATGACCAGTATGGCCTGCTCGACTCTGGAACGGGTTTTCTAACTACAGATGTCCTGGCATGCGACCCTTACGGCTACTGCAGTATCTCGGGCACAAACTCGTATCAATTCTCCGTATCAACAGAGGAGACAATAGTTGGCTTCAAAGGTATACCAATAGTCGAGCTTTCCATTGTCTCATTTGTTGCCAGCGTTTTTGCTGTTCAAAATGTGCTTAGGGCTGAGAGATACGCCATCATTGAGTGA
- a CDS encoding NUDIX hydrolase → MEETYEYAIVAVSAFVKKENSVLLVKRGKEPGKNLWAFPGGRVRKGERLVEAVKRELYEETGVEAEPTGIIAVTEVITKTNNHASYHYVILTFAFKEETIHGDPKPGGDVAEAQWVPIQKAIEMPDVVYSVKRILESRRLPLINVITLE, encoded by the coding sequence GTGGAAGAAACATACGAATACGCTATTGTAGCTGTCAGCGCCTTCGTAAAGAAAGAAAACAGCGTTCTACTAGTAAAAAGGGGAAAAGAACCAGGAAAAAACCTATGGGCATTCCCAGGCGGCAGGGTCAGAAAAGGAGAGAGGCTTGTTGAGGCAGTAAAAAGAGAACTATACGAGGAAACCGGAGTAGAAGCCGAGCCGACGGGAATAATAGCCGTCACAGAAGTAATAACAAAGACAAACAACCATGCCAGTTACCACTACGTGATTCTCACATTCGCCTTCAAAGAAGAAACGATACATGGCGACCCAAAGCCAGGAGGAGACGTGGCCGAGGCCCAATGGGTCCCAATACAAAAAGCAATAGAAATGCCAGACGTCGTCTATTCAGTCAAAAGAATACTAGAAAGCCGAAGACTACCATTAATCAACGTGATAACCCTTGAATAG